A genomic segment from Rhodospirillum centenum SW encodes:
- a CDS encoding CreA family protein: MRLPIRFLRRLAPSAALGALCLAAGPAAAEKVGEFSNDWTGNGIAVEAVADPDIQGVTCHIAHFDRSVIDRLAQGNWFEDPSNASISCRQTGPVVIGKIDTSKSGEEVFSERKSLVFKSIAVRRIYDQANDTLIYVVYSRQVKEASAKMAISTVPLFAANATWSRGKPKD; this comes from the coding sequence ATGCGCCTGCCGATCCGTTTCCTGCGCCGCCTTGCCCCCTCCGCGGCCCTGGGCGCCCTTTGCCTTGCAGCCGGCCCCGCCGCTGCCGAGAAGGTCGGGGAATTCTCCAACGACTGGACGGGCAACGGGATCGCCGTGGAGGCCGTGGCCGACCCCGACATCCAGGGTGTCACCTGCCACATCGCCCATTTCGACCGCTCGGTGATCGACCGTCTGGCCCAGGGCAACTGGTTCGAGGATCCGTCCAACGCCTCCATCTCGTGCCGGCAGACCGGTCCCGTCGTGATCGGGAAGATCGACACCTCGAAGAGCGGCGAGGAGGTCTTCTCCGAGCGCAAGAGCCTGGTCTTCAAGTCCATCGCCGTGCGCCGCATCTACGATCAGGCCAACGACACACTGATCTATGTCGTCTACAGCCGGCAGGTGAAGGAAGCCTCGGCCAAGATGGCGATTTCCACGGTGCCGCTGTTCGCCGCCAATGCCACCTGGTCCCGAGGCAAGCCGAAGGACTGA
- a CDS encoding AI-2E family transporter, giving the protein MPEQTAVDRTFAEAQAGRTAPADGRDLLRVQTVAVLVLLALAVMYTLHFTREVLLPVFLAFLLSLLLRGPVKALRRLHLPEPLGAALVTLALLAAAGGLAYVLSEPATAWVRRLPVILSEVREKFGDIQAQIEQARLATERLQQMTGAGDAPPEVVVRGPSLAAEILSQTQIVMAQAAVTLALTFFFLAFGRHTLESVLRSLPHVRDRLHLVDIVNTVQINISAYLMTITLINSALAFVTATLLWALGMPNPVLFGGIAGLLNFIPYIGSACTTIILAIVALLSFDTWWAVLLPPACFIMLTALEGNFVTPTIVGRRLTLNPIFVFATVLFWGWLWGMPGALLAVPILAVFKILCDATPPLRTLGALIGG; this is encoded by the coding sequence ATGCCTGAACAGACCGCGGTGGACCGCACCTTCGCGGAGGCGCAGGCCGGGCGGACGGCCCCGGCCGACGGCCGCGACCTGCTCCGGGTGCAGACGGTGGCCGTTCTGGTGCTGCTCGCGCTGGCGGTGATGTACACGCTCCACTTCACCCGCGAGGTGCTGCTGCCGGTCTTCCTGGCCTTCCTGCTGAGCCTGCTGCTGCGCGGGCCGGTCAAGGCCCTGCGCCGCCTGCACCTGCCCGAACCGCTGGGCGCGGCGCTGGTGACGCTGGCGCTGCTGGCCGCGGCGGGCGGGCTGGCCTATGTGCTGTCGGAGCCGGCGACCGCCTGGGTCCGCCGGCTGCCTGTCATTCTCTCCGAGGTGCGGGAGAAGTTCGGCGACATCCAGGCCCAGATCGAACAGGCCCGCCTGGCCACCGAACGGCTGCAACAGATGACGGGTGCCGGCGATGCCCCGCCGGAAGTGGTGGTGCGCGGTCCCTCCCTGGCGGCCGAGATCCTGTCGCAGACCCAGATCGTGATGGCACAGGCGGCCGTGACCCTGGCGCTGACCTTCTTCTTCCTGGCGTTCGGCCGGCACACGCTGGAAAGCGTGCTGCGCTCCCTGCCGCATGTCCGCGACCGGCTGCATCTGGTCGATATCGTCAACACGGTGCAGATCAACATCTCCGCCTATCTGATGACGATCACGCTGATCAACTCGGCGCTGGCCTTCGTCACCGCGACGCTGCTCTGGGCGCTGGGGATGCCCAACCCGGTCCTGTTCGGCGGCATCGCCGGCCTGCTGAACTTCATCCCCTACATCGGATCGGCCTGTACGACCATCATCCTGGCGATCGTGGCGCTGCTGAGCTTCGACACCTGGTGGGCCGTGCTGCTGCCGCCCGCCTGCTTCATCATGCTGACCGCCCTGGAGGGCAACTTCGTCACGCCCACCATCGTCGGCCGGCGGCTGACGCTGAATCCGATCTTCGTCTTCGCCACCGTGCTGTTCTGGGGCTGGCTGTGGGGCATGCCGGGGGCGTTGCTGGCCGTACCGATCCTGGCCGTCTTCAAGATCCTGTGCGACGCCACCCCGCCCCTGCGCACCCTGGGCGCCCTGATCGGTGGCTGA
- a CDS encoding SPFH domain-containing protein: MVEMEGVSLFVVAIVVFAVALVLLSVKTVPQGREYTVERFGRYTRTLSPGLSFIVPVVDRIGSKQNMMETVLDVPSQEVITKDNAMVTVDGVVFFQVLDAARAAYEVNNLQLAILNLTMTNIRTVMGSMDLDELLSQRDRINAQLLHVVDEATQPWGVKVTRIEIRDIQPPRDLVDSMARQMKAERDRRAVILEAEGARQAAILRAEGEKQAAILEAEGRREAAFRDAEARERAAEAEAAATRMVSEAIASGNVHAINYFVAQRYVDTLKEFATSPNQKILFMPVEAASVIGSIGGIAEIARDAFPPRTGGGTGEGPGGNRPAAAPRSPWATSGAPAGES; encoded by the coding sequence ATGGTGGAGATGGAAGGCGTGAGCCTGTTCGTCGTGGCGATCGTGGTGTTCGCGGTCGCCCTCGTCCTCTTGAGCGTGAAGACCGTGCCGCAGGGCCGCGAATACACGGTCGAGCGCTTCGGCCGCTACACCCGCACCCTGTCACCGGGGCTGAGCTTCATCGTGCCGGTCGTGGACCGGATCGGCTCCAAGCAGAACATGATGGAAACGGTGCTGGACGTCCCCAGCCAGGAGGTCATCACCAAGGACAACGCCATGGTGACGGTGGACGGTGTGGTCTTCTTCCAGGTGCTGGACGCCGCCCGCGCCGCCTACGAGGTCAACAACCTGCAGCTCGCCATCCTGAACCTGACCATGACCAACATCCGCACGGTCATGGGATCCATGGATCTGGACGAACTGCTGTCGCAGCGCGACCGCATCAACGCCCAGCTCCTGCATGTGGTGGACGAGGCGACGCAGCCCTGGGGCGTCAAGGTCACCCGCATCGAGATCCGGGACATCCAGCCGCCGCGCGATCTGGTGGACAGCATGGCCCGCCAGATGAAGGCCGAGCGCGACCGCCGCGCCGTCATCCTGGAGGCCGAGGGCGCGCGTCAGGCCGCCATCCTGCGCGCCGAGGGCGAGAAGCAGGCCGCCATCCTGGAGGCCGAGGGCCGGCGCGAGGCCGCCTTCCGCGATGCCGAGGCGCGTGAGCGCGCAGCCGAAGCGGAAGCCGCTGCCACCCGCATGGTCTCCGAGGCCATCGCCAGCGGCAATGTCCATGCCATCAACTACTTCGTGGCGCAGCGCTACGTCGATACGCTGAAGGAGTTCGCCACCAGCCCGAACCAGAAGATCCTGTTCATGCCGGTGGAGGCGGCGAGCGTCATCGGGTCCATCGGCGGCATCGCCGAGATCGCCCGCGACGCCTTCCCGCCGCGCACCGGCGGCGGAACCGGGGAAGGCCCCGGCGGGAACCGACCGGCCGCCGCACCGCGCAGCCCCTGGGCGACCTCCGGCGCCCCGGCCGGCGAGAGCTGA